A single Thunnus thynnus chromosome 6, fThuThy2.1, whole genome shotgun sequence DNA region contains:
- the hoxc13a gene encoding homeobox protein Hox-C13a has protein sequence MTTSLVLHPRWADTLMYVYEKSPNENNQNKSQTMEGLSGNCPATHCRDLMSHPALGRHSGTIATHQGSVYSDISSPDTGRQCPAPQTSSSASLSYGYPFGNPYYGCRLSHSHNVNLQQKPCSYHPAEKYAEPSTALPTEELSTRAKEFAFYPSFASSYQAVPGYLDVSVVPSISAHPEPRHDALIPMEGYQHWALSNGWDGQVYCSKEQTQSTHLWKSPFPDVVPLQPEVSSYRRGRKKRVPYTKIQLKELEKEYAASKFITKDKRRRISAATNLSERQVTIWFQNRRVKEKKFVSKSKNNHMHTT, from the exons ATGACGACTTCGCTGGTTCTGCATCCACGCTGGGCGGACACCTTGATGTACGTTTATGAAAAAAGCCCGAATGAAAACAACCAGAATAAAAGCCAAACAATGGAGGGACTGAGCGGTAATTGCCCTGCGACCCACTGCAGGGACCTGATGTCGCACCCCGCGCTGGGACGACATTCTGGCACCATAGCGACCCACCAGGGCTCCGTCTACTCGGATATTTCTTCTCCAGACACCGGCCGTCAGTGTCCCGCTCCCCAAACATCATCGAGTGCATCTTTGAGCTACGGTTATCCATTTGGAAACCCATATTACGGCTGTAGATTATCTCATTCGCACAACGTGAACTTGCAGCAGAAGCCCTGCTCGTACCATCCCGCAGAGAAATATGCCGAGCCTAGCACAGCGCTGCCCACGGAAGAACTGTCTACCAGGGCGAAAGAGTTTGCCTTCTACCCGAGTTTCGCCAGCTCATATCAGGCTGTTCCCGGATATCTCGATGTGTCGGTGGTGCCCAGTATCAGTGCCCATCCTGAACCGCGGCACGACGCCTTGATCCCCATGGAGGGCTACCAGCACTGGGCTCTCTCGAATGGCTGGGATGGGCAGGTGTACTGCTCCAAAGAGCAAACGCAGTCAACTCATCTTTGGAAATCACCTTTTCCAG ATGTTGTGCCACTGCAGCCTGAGGTCAGCAGTTACCGTCGTGGGCGTAAAAAGCGTGTCCCTTACACTAAGATCCAGCTGAAGGAGCTGGAGAAAGAATATGCAGCCAGCAAGTTCATCAccaaagacaagagaagacgCATCTCGGCCGCCACCAACCTCTCAGAGCGTCAAGTCACCATCTGGTTCCAAAACCGGCGAGTCAAGGAGAAGAAATTTGTCAGTAAATCCAAGAACAATCACATGCACACCACTTGA